From a region of the Drosophila ananassae strain 14024-0371.13 chromosome XL, ASM1763931v2, whole genome shotgun sequence genome:
- the LOC6503842 gene encoding protein HIRA homolog isoform X2, with translation MRLIKPGWVHHDDKQIFSVDIHQDCTKFATGGQGNDCGLVVIWNLLPLLSEKAEHDASVPKMLCQMDQHLACVNCVRWSHNGLCLASGSDDKLIMIWRKSAGSSGVFGTGGMQKNHESWKCFHTLRGHFGDVLDLAWSPNDIYLASCSVDNTVVIWDAQAFPHVVATLRGHTGLVKGVSWDPIGRFLASQSDDRSIRIWSTDGWTMDHKITEPFEECGGTTHILRLSWSPDGQYLVSAHAMNGGGPTAQIIEREGWKCDKDFVGHRKAVTCVRFHNSILRRQVPDGSPSKPLQYCCLAVGSRDRSLSVWMTALQRPMVVIHELFHDSVLDLSWGPKECLLMACSGDGSIACLQFTDTELGTPLPDGDKNAIIQKLYGMAYGDGLAAAKASTMEHPERLLKPQSGGQAPILETRPVKFPISTDSSQRPISQQTETITKDGKRRITPMFIPLHQDGPTSLATTIVSSSVAGSGAAASRAVSSTAPTESAATPLMPEPLVRTEHGRLDSRLKSQPTSNQRRQSQPVDPADLPRLPRVEEHQSSTSGPPDLQVTATGKSEFVKAALDYRVHVQNGYLKTTHGMLAKITASDSTEMLWEFLAGSPVVNLNLCEKYAMLCSLDGSMRLVSMETGCPVFPAISLISSAVHCTFSPDNRFVGVVTNCGMLRVWDIARRSVNLAAGFAQLLSAHGQAIQFSVTDYGLPLIGFANGQAYTYSTSLQSWLVLATKDAIMFHGIKGTLPRDMDQISQKFPVLGMQASSSNYFCFSAGMELRKAEAWQQSAKMVFIENQIKLCETLESLDELKHWHRMLTFQLATYGTEKRMRQFLDDLLEDPEPGIPQFVPKQELMQCVLDTLKPHSQWQLMYAEYVDMFKISKSQRQEEVFATPKAPLPKDGSPSGSGSVAEGASAADKSEEATQAAEGSPPAVTSTGLTTIATTTISSSSSSGSSSTSSSSPTSSSAPAVGLSPENPVLDDDSHTVCIEDSSSLPPLEVSNSPPPPTPQAPV, from the exons ATGCGGCTCATCAAGCCGGGCTGGGTGCACCACGATG ACAAGCAGATATTCTCAGTGGACATTCACCAGGACTGCACCAAGTTCGCCACCGGAGGGCAGGGAAACGATTGCGGCCTGGTCGTGATATGGAACCTGCTGCCGCTCCTTTCCGAGAAGGCGGAGCACGATGCCTCCGTGCCGAAGATGCTCTGCCAGATGGACCAGCACCTGGCCTGCGTCAACTGCGTCCGGTGGTCGCACAACGGGCTGTGCCTGGCGTCCGGCTCCGACGACAAGCTGATCATGATCTGGCGGAAGTCTGCGGGTTCCAGCGGGGTCTTCGGTACCGGCGGCATGCAGAAGAACCACGAGTCCTGGAAGTGCTTCCACACGCTGCGCGGCCACTTCGGCGACGTCCTAGACTTAGCCTGGTCGCCTAACGACATCTACCTGGCCAGCTGCAGTGTGGACAACACGGTGGTCATCTGGGACGCCCAGGCCTTTCCGCACGTGGTGGCCACGCTGCGGGGCCACACCGGCCTGGTGAAGGGCGTCTCCTGGGACCCGATCGGTCGCTTCCTGGCCTCCCAGTCTGACGATCGCAGCATCCGGATCTGGAGCACCGACGGTTGGACCATGGACCACAAGATTACCGAGCCCTTCGAGGAGTGCGGCGGCACCACGCACATCCTGCGCCTCTCCTGGTCTCCGGACGGCCAGTACCTGGTCTCGGCGCACGCCATGAACGGCGGCGGACCCACCGCCCAGATCATCGAACGCGAGGGCTGGAAGTGCGACAAAGACTTTGTGGGACACCGCAAGGCCGTGACCTGCGTGCGCTTCCACAACTCCATCCTGCGGCGCCAGGTGCCCGATGGCAGTCCAAGCAAGCCGCTCCAGTACTGCTGCCTGGCCGTGGGCTCTCGCGACCGCTCCCTCTCCGTCTGGATGACCGCTCTCCAGCGGCCCATGGTGGTCATACACGAACTCTTCCACGACAGCGTCCTAGATCTCTCCTGGGGGCCGAAGGAGTGCCTGCTGATGGCCTGCAGTGGCGACGGAAGCATCGCCTGCCTGCAGTTCACCGACACGGAGCTGGGCACTCCTCTGCCGGACGGGGACAAGAACGCCATCATACAGAAGCTGTACGGCATGGCGTATGGCGACGGCCTAGCTGCTGCCAAGGCCTCCACAATGGAGCACCCCGAGAGGCTGCTGAAGCCGCAGAGCGGTGGACAAGCACCCATCCTGGAGACGCGTCCCGTCAAGTTCCCCATCTCCACGGACTCCAGCCAGCGCCCGATCAGCCAGCAGACTGAGACCATTACTAAGGATGGCAAGAGGCGGATCACACCAATGTTCATACCCCTGCACCAGGACGGACCCACCTCACTGGCCACCACCATAGTGTCCAGCTCCGTGGCAGGCAGTGGAGCGGCGGCCAGCAGAGCGGTGTCCTCTACGGCGCCGACGGAGAGCGCTGCCACGCCGCTGATGCCTGAGCCTCTGGTGAGGACCGAGCACGGGCGATTAGATTCCAG ACTGAAGTCCCAGCCCACCTCCAACCAGCGCCGCCAGTCTCAACCCGTCGACCCCGCCGACCTGCCACGCTTACCCCGGGTGGAGGAGCACCAGAGCTCCACGTCCGGACCGCCGGACCTCCAGGTCACAGCCACGGGGAAGAGCGAGTTCGTCAAGGCGGCTCTAGACTACCGCGTCCACGTGCAGAACGGCTACCTCAAGACCACCCACGGCATGCTGGCCAAGATCACGGCGTCGGACTCCACCGAAATGCTGTGGGAGTTCCTGGCGGGATCGCCGGTGGTGAACCTGAATCTGTGCGAAAAGTACGCCATGCTGTGCTCCCTGGACGGCAGCATGCGGCTGGTCTCCATGGAGACGGGCTGTCCCGTTTTTCCCGCCATTTCCCTCATCAGTTCCGCCGTGCACTGTACCTTC AGCCCGGATAACCGCTTCGTCGGCGTAGTGACGAACTGCGGGATGCTGCGGGTTTGGGACATTGCCCGGCGCTCCGTCAACCTCGCCGCCGGATTCGCGCAGCTCCTCTCCGCCCACGGCCAGGCCATCCAGTTCTCCGTGACGGACTACGGCCTGCCGCTGATCGGCTTCGCCAACGGGCAGGCCTACACGTACTCGACCAGCCTCCAGTCCTGGCTGGTGCTGGCCACCAAAGACGCCATCATGTTCCACGGCATCAAGGGCACCCTGCCCCGGGACATGGACCAGATCAGCCAGAAGTTCCCCGTCCTCGGCATGCAGGCCAGCAGCTCCAACTACTTCTGTTTTAGTGCCGGAATGGAGCT GCGCAAGGCGGAGGCGTGGCAGCAAAGTGCCAAGATGGTCTTCATCGAAAACCAGATTAAGCTCTGCGAGACCCTGGAGTCGCTGGACGAACTGAAGCACTGGCACCGGATGCTCACCTTCCAGCTGGCCACCTACGGCACGGAGAAGCGCATGCGCCAGTTTCTGGACGACCTGTTGGAGGATCCGGAGCCGGGAATACCGCAG TTCGTTCCCAAGCAAGAGCTGATGCAGTGCGTGCTAGACACCCTGAAACCGCATTCCCAGTGGCAGCTCATGTACGCCGAGTACGTGGACATGTTCAAGATCAGCAAGTCGCAGAGGCAGGAGGAGGTGTTCGCCACGCCCAAGGCGCCGCTGCCGAAGGATGGGTCCCCGAGCGGGTCCGGGTCGGTCGCCGAGGGAGCCAGCGCGGCGGACAAATCAGAAGAGGCTACGCAAg CCGCAGAAGGATCGCCGCCAGCGGTGACCAGCACGGGCTTGACCACGATCGCTACGACCACGATCAGTTCCAGCTCCTCGTCGGGCTCCTCGTCCACCAGCTCCTCCTCGCCGACGTCCTCGTCGGCGCCGGCAGTGGGCCTTTCGCCGGAGAACCCGGTCCTGGACGACGACTCGCACACGGTCTGCATAGAAGACTCCTCCTCACTACCTCCGCTGGAAGTCTCCAACTCGCCGCCGCCCCCGACGCCCCAGGCCCCCGTGTAA
- the LOC6503843 gene encoding uncharacterized protein LOC6503843, producing the protein MSSSTPERKRYHKDNAPTDDILTLINLVRQNPALYNYKLQPNQRRRSDVLNGWQEVAQQIGNKYTVQEVRRKWKNLRDTYHQYRLRTPKCIEGRLSKWRYAKELDFLSTVYQPKLKSHRTTLSYETTSSSGNATVGTASANSTTLPIGAMLHLKQHVEDEDDEVVDDDVQSDPDTATVSSHHGASQITLVSEEAETFILTAYEEGVADDSVSQHHHQPHSHHQHHHHSHHQPHHHQHHHHSHHQSQHDRSISSIELSQLAHDDDVVDDVDDDDDDVDGHVVDIVKHELDEDGATGAEVDYEEVCLYEEASGAHVDCEMGVGDAVDGSSDVVSLGKGFHYIDAHDFCISDIEPQTVRSSKHQFQPSTSASNSVLAGGAVVGDGKLKNLTLVTTTATGGNTTGGGPQGVSRTDQISLVDVTEATSTSVTISSTPAVSLNAATVTTTPAPALCNTTSFTATPTATILQLPNLNCGAGGGGSGSGASVGCGGVPLSVSAASSSTTNLIKEEEFQQQQQLAQALAKRDELDLFFDFLKKKMQCFSKTQITHIQMEFLNCVSRQESAEQDGKD; encoded by the exons atGTCCTCGTCGACGCCAGAGCGCAAGCGCTACCACAAGGACAACGCGCCCACGGACGATATTCTGACGCTGATCAACCTGGTGCGCCAGAATCCGGCGCTCTACAACTACAAGCTCCAGCCGAACCAGCGCCGCCGTTCCGATGTCCTCAACGGCTGGCAGGAGGTGGCCCAGCAGATTGGCA ACAAGTACACCGTGCAGGAGGTGAGGCGCAAGTGGAAGAACCTGCGGGACACCTACCACCAGTACCGCCTCCGCACGCCCAAGTGCATCGAGGGCCGGCTTTCCAAGTGGCGCTACGCCAAGGAGCTGGACTTCCTGTCGACGGTGTACCAGCCCAAGCTGAAGTCCCACCGCACCACACTGAGCTATGAGACGACGAGCAGCAGTGGAAATGCGACCGTAGGCACCGCGAGCGCCAACAGCACAACTCTGCCCATCGGGGCCATGCTCCACCTGAAGCAGCACGTTGAGGACGAGGATGATGAGGTGGTGGATGATGATGTACAGTCGGATCCGGACACGGCCACTGTCTCCTCCCACCACGGGGCCTCGCAGATCACCTTGGTTAGCGAGGAGGCGGAGACCTTTATCCTGACCGCCTACGAGGAGGGCGTAGCGGATGACTCAGTATCGCAGCACCACCATCAGCCACACagccaccaccagcaccaccaccacagtCACCACCAGCCGCACCatcaccagcaccaccaccacagccACCACCAGTCGCAGCACGACCGCAGCATCTCCAGCATCGAGCTCTCGCAGCTAGCACATGACGACGACGTGGTCGATGATGTggacgacgacgatgacgacGTGGACGGGCATGTGGTGGACATCGTGAAGCACGAGCTGGACGAGGACGGAGCTACCGGGGCGGAGGTCGACTACGAGGAGGTGTGTCTCTACGAGGAGGCCAGCGGGGCCCATGTGGACTGCGAGATGGGCGTGGGAGATGCCGTCGACGGGAGCAGCGATGTGGTGTCGCTCGGCAAGGGCTTTCACTACATCGACGCCCACGACTTCTGCATATCGGACATAGAGCCCCAGACGGTGCGCAGCAGCAAGCACCAGTTCCAGCCGTCGACCAGCGCCTCCAACAGTGTGCTGGCGGGAGGAGCTGTGGTGGGCGACGGCAAGCTGAAGAATCTCACGCTGGTGACGACCACGGCGACAGGTGGAAACACAACAGGAG GTGGCCCACAAGGAGTCTCGCGGACAGATCAGATTTCCCTGGTGGATGTCACCGAAGCCACCAGCACCAGTGTCACCATTTCCAGCACTCCGGCCGTATCTCTGAACGCAGCCACTGTGACAACGACGCCGGCGCCAGCTCTATGCAACACGACATCCTTTACAGCGACGCCCACGGCGACGATTCTGCAGCTGCCAAACTTGAACTGCGGCGCCGGTGGGGGCGGCAGCGGATCGGGCGCTTCCGTCGGATGCGGCGGAGTTCCCTTGTCCGTGAGTGCGGCCAGCAGCAGTACCACCAATCTGATCAAGGAGGAAGAgttccagcagcagcagcagcttgcCCAGGCCCTGGCAAAGCGGGACGAACTGGATCTGTTCTTTGATTTCCTCAAGAAGAAGATGCAGTGCTTCAGCAAGACCCAGATCACGCACATCCAGATGGAGTTCCTCAACTGCGTCAGTCGGCAGGAGTCGGCCGAGCAGGATGGCAAGGATTAG
- the LOC6503842 gene encoding protein HIRA homolog isoform X1: MRLIKPGWVHHDDKQIFSVDIHQDCTKFATGGQGNDCGLVVIWNLLPLLSEKAEHDASVPKMLCQMDQHLACVNCVRWSHNGLCLASGSDDKLIMIWRKSAGSSGVFGTGGMQKNHESWKCFHTLRGHFGDVLDLAWSPNDIYLASCSVDNTVVIWDAQAFPHVVATLRGHTGLVKGVSWDPIGRFLASQSDDRSIRIWSTDGWTMDHKITEPFEECGGTTHILRLSWSPDGQYLVSAHAMNGGGPTAQIIEREGWKCDKDFVGHRKAVTCVRFHNSILRRQVPDGSPSKPLQYCCLAVGSRDRSLSVWMTALQRPMVVIHELFHDSVLDLSWGPKECLLMACSGDGSIACLQFTDTELGTPLPDGDKNAIIQKLYGMAYGDGLAAAKASTMEHPERLLKPQSGGQAPILETRPVKFPISTDSSQRPISQQTETITKDGKRRITPMFIPLHQDGPTSLATTIVSSSVAGSGAAASRAVSSTAPTESAATPLMPEPLVRTEHGRLDSRLKSQPTSNQRRQSQPVDPADLPRLPRVEEHQSSTSGPPDLQVTATGKSEFVKAALDYRVHVQNGYLKTTHGMLAKITASDSTEMLWEFLAGSPVVNLNLCEKYAMLCSLDGSMRLVSMETGCPVFPAISLISSAVHCTFSPDNRFVGVVTNCGMLRVWDIARRSVNLAAGFAQLLSAHGQAIQFSVTDYGLPLIGFANGQAYTYSTSLQSWLVLATKDAIMFHGIKGTLPRDMDQISQKFPVLGMQASSSNYFCFSAGMELRKAEAWQQSAKMVFIENQIKLCETLESLDELKHWHRMLTFQLATYGTEKRMRQFLDDLLEDPEPGIPQFVPKQELMQCVLDTLKPHSQWQLMYAEYVDMFKISKSQRQEEVFATPKAPLPKDGSPSGSGSVAEGASAADKSEEATQVAAEGSPPAVTSTGLTTIATTTISSSSSSGSSSTSSSSPTSSSAPAVGLSPENPVLDDDSHTVCIEDSSSLPPLEVSNSPPPPTPQAPV, encoded by the exons ATGCGGCTCATCAAGCCGGGCTGGGTGCACCACGATG ACAAGCAGATATTCTCAGTGGACATTCACCAGGACTGCACCAAGTTCGCCACCGGAGGGCAGGGAAACGATTGCGGCCTGGTCGTGATATGGAACCTGCTGCCGCTCCTTTCCGAGAAGGCGGAGCACGATGCCTCCGTGCCGAAGATGCTCTGCCAGATGGACCAGCACCTGGCCTGCGTCAACTGCGTCCGGTGGTCGCACAACGGGCTGTGCCTGGCGTCCGGCTCCGACGACAAGCTGATCATGATCTGGCGGAAGTCTGCGGGTTCCAGCGGGGTCTTCGGTACCGGCGGCATGCAGAAGAACCACGAGTCCTGGAAGTGCTTCCACACGCTGCGCGGCCACTTCGGCGACGTCCTAGACTTAGCCTGGTCGCCTAACGACATCTACCTGGCCAGCTGCAGTGTGGACAACACGGTGGTCATCTGGGACGCCCAGGCCTTTCCGCACGTGGTGGCCACGCTGCGGGGCCACACCGGCCTGGTGAAGGGCGTCTCCTGGGACCCGATCGGTCGCTTCCTGGCCTCCCAGTCTGACGATCGCAGCATCCGGATCTGGAGCACCGACGGTTGGACCATGGACCACAAGATTACCGAGCCCTTCGAGGAGTGCGGCGGCACCACGCACATCCTGCGCCTCTCCTGGTCTCCGGACGGCCAGTACCTGGTCTCGGCGCACGCCATGAACGGCGGCGGACCCACCGCCCAGATCATCGAACGCGAGGGCTGGAAGTGCGACAAAGACTTTGTGGGACACCGCAAGGCCGTGACCTGCGTGCGCTTCCACAACTCCATCCTGCGGCGCCAGGTGCCCGATGGCAGTCCAAGCAAGCCGCTCCAGTACTGCTGCCTGGCCGTGGGCTCTCGCGACCGCTCCCTCTCCGTCTGGATGACCGCTCTCCAGCGGCCCATGGTGGTCATACACGAACTCTTCCACGACAGCGTCCTAGATCTCTCCTGGGGGCCGAAGGAGTGCCTGCTGATGGCCTGCAGTGGCGACGGAAGCATCGCCTGCCTGCAGTTCACCGACACGGAGCTGGGCACTCCTCTGCCGGACGGGGACAAGAACGCCATCATACAGAAGCTGTACGGCATGGCGTATGGCGACGGCCTAGCTGCTGCCAAGGCCTCCACAATGGAGCACCCCGAGAGGCTGCTGAAGCCGCAGAGCGGTGGACAAGCACCCATCCTGGAGACGCGTCCCGTCAAGTTCCCCATCTCCACGGACTCCAGCCAGCGCCCGATCAGCCAGCAGACTGAGACCATTACTAAGGATGGCAAGAGGCGGATCACACCAATGTTCATACCCCTGCACCAGGACGGACCCACCTCACTGGCCACCACCATAGTGTCCAGCTCCGTGGCAGGCAGTGGAGCGGCGGCCAGCAGAGCGGTGTCCTCTACGGCGCCGACGGAGAGCGCTGCCACGCCGCTGATGCCTGAGCCTCTGGTGAGGACCGAGCACGGGCGATTAGATTCCAG ACTGAAGTCCCAGCCCACCTCCAACCAGCGCCGCCAGTCTCAACCCGTCGACCCCGCCGACCTGCCACGCTTACCCCGGGTGGAGGAGCACCAGAGCTCCACGTCCGGACCGCCGGACCTCCAGGTCACAGCCACGGGGAAGAGCGAGTTCGTCAAGGCGGCTCTAGACTACCGCGTCCACGTGCAGAACGGCTACCTCAAGACCACCCACGGCATGCTGGCCAAGATCACGGCGTCGGACTCCACCGAAATGCTGTGGGAGTTCCTGGCGGGATCGCCGGTGGTGAACCTGAATCTGTGCGAAAAGTACGCCATGCTGTGCTCCCTGGACGGCAGCATGCGGCTGGTCTCCATGGAGACGGGCTGTCCCGTTTTTCCCGCCATTTCCCTCATCAGTTCCGCCGTGCACTGTACCTTC AGCCCGGATAACCGCTTCGTCGGCGTAGTGACGAACTGCGGGATGCTGCGGGTTTGGGACATTGCCCGGCGCTCCGTCAACCTCGCCGCCGGATTCGCGCAGCTCCTCTCCGCCCACGGCCAGGCCATCCAGTTCTCCGTGACGGACTACGGCCTGCCGCTGATCGGCTTCGCCAACGGGCAGGCCTACACGTACTCGACCAGCCTCCAGTCCTGGCTGGTGCTGGCCACCAAAGACGCCATCATGTTCCACGGCATCAAGGGCACCCTGCCCCGGGACATGGACCAGATCAGCCAGAAGTTCCCCGTCCTCGGCATGCAGGCCAGCAGCTCCAACTACTTCTGTTTTAGTGCCGGAATGGAGCT GCGCAAGGCGGAGGCGTGGCAGCAAAGTGCCAAGATGGTCTTCATCGAAAACCAGATTAAGCTCTGCGAGACCCTGGAGTCGCTGGACGAACTGAAGCACTGGCACCGGATGCTCACCTTCCAGCTGGCCACCTACGGCACGGAGAAGCGCATGCGCCAGTTTCTGGACGACCTGTTGGAGGATCCGGAGCCGGGAATACCGCAG TTCGTTCCCAAGCAAGAGCTGATGCAGTGCGTGCTAGACACCCTGAAACCGCATTCCCAGTGGCAGCTCATGTACGCCGAGTACGTGGACATGTTCAAGATCAGCAAGTCGCAGAGGCAGGAGGAGGTGTTCGCCACGCCCAAGGCGCCGCTGCCGAAGGATGGGTCCCCGAGCGGGTCCGGGTCGGTCGCCGAGGGAGCCAGCGCGGCGGACAAATCAGAAGAGGCTACGCAAg TAGCCGCAGAAGGATCGCCGCCAGCGGTGACCAGCACGGGCTTGACCACGATCGCTACGACCACGATCAGTTCCAGCTCCTCGTCGGGCTCCTCGTCCACCAGCTCCTCCTCGCCGACGTCCTCGTCGGCGCCGGCAGTGGGCCTTTCGCCGGAGAACCCGGTCCTGGACGACGACTCGCACACGGTCTGCATAGAAGACTCCTCCTCACTACCTCCGCTGGAAGTCTCCAACTCGCCGCCGCCCCCGACGCCCCAGGCCCCCGTGTAA
- the LOC6503808 gene encoding negative elongation factor B, translating into MSTPAKNNGTGLEDVNIPGQAYLREALTSCTDPLKAIESFQLENGVLLPSLRPMLPLLDLHGVRRLDFHTSLMEELRDKLIAHINDLGQKEARERDKKLKELLAKSFPVVRVKSLRPVVMAILRNTQHIDDKYLKILVRDRELYADTDTEVKRQIWRDNQSLFGDEVSPLLSQYIREKEHILFDHTNLNNLFFQPTPKVRRQGEVVQKLANMIGTSVKLYDMVLQFLRTLFLRTRNVHYCTLRAELLMALHDLEVQEIISIDPCHKFTWCLDACIREKNVDIKRSRELQGFLDNIKRGQEQVLGDLSMTLCDPYAINFLATSAIKILHHLINNEGMPRDNQILILLLRMLALGLSAWVMIDSQDFKEPKLDCQVVTKFLPALMSLIVDDQCRSLHGKLPPDERESALTTIEHSGPAPDAVEAYIRESSVASILAMYYTLHTARLKDRVGVLRVLAILSACKDDRAYEDPFLHSLIALLIPMSEEFSTEDFCTTLFDEFIFAGLTRENVTSRHMLKLLWYVHNKLPAGRLATLMKAMQPTTAHNEHIHKLYETLQERIGAGQAETPVIEAPPMEFDSPLKSVPTPGPHYNAQ; encoded by the exons ATGAGCACGCCGGCAAAAAACAACGGAACTGGCTTAGAGGACGTGAATATACCCGGTCAGGCGTACCTGCGCGAGGCCCTCACCTCCTGCACGGACCCCCTGAAGGCCATCGAGAGTTTCCAG TTGGAGAACGGAGTGCTGCTGCCCTCACTGCGACCTATGCTACCGCTCCTCGACCTGCACGGCGTGCGGCGGCTGGACTTCCATACGTCACTGATGGAGGAGCTGCGGGACAAGCTGATCGCCCACATAAACGACCTGGGCCAAAAGGAGGCTCGCGAGCGCGACAAGAAGCTGAAGGAGTTGCTAGCGAAGAGCTTCCCGGTGGTCCGGGTCAAGTCCCTGCGACCAGTGGTAATGGCCATACTGCGAAACACCCAGCACATCGACGACAAATACCTGAAAATCCTTGTCCGGGACCGCGAGCTGTACGCCGACACGGACACGGAGGTGAAGCGGCAGATTTGGCGCGACAACCAGAGCCTGTTCGGCGACGAGGTGTCTCCACTGCTGTCCCAGTACATTCGGGAGAAGGAGCACATTCTGTTCGACCACACCAACCTTAACAACCTGTTCTTCCAACCAACGCCGAAGGTGCGCCGGCAGGGCGAGGTGGTCCAGAAGCTGGCCAACATGATCGGGACGAGCGTGAAGCTGTACGACATGGTGCTGCAGTTCCTCCGCACTCTCTTCCTGCGCACCCGCAACGTCCACTACTGCACGCTGCGCGCCGAGCTGCTGATGGCCCTACACGATCTGGAGGTGCAGGAGATCATCTCGATCGACCCCTGCCACAAGTTCACCTGGTGCCTGGATGCCTGCATCCGCGAGAAGAACGTAGACATCAAGCGGTCCCGGGAGCTGCAGGGCTTCCTCGACAACATCAAGCGCGGCCAGGAGCAGGTGCTGGGGGATCTCTCCATGACCCTTTGCGACCCCTACGCCATCAACTTCCTGGCCACATCGGCCATCAAGATCCTGCACCACCTGATCAACAACGAGGGCATGCCGCGCGACAACCAGATCCTCATCCTCCTGCTGAGGATGCTGGCCCTGGGGCTGAGTGCTTGGGTGATGATCGACTCGCAGGACTTCAAGGAGCCAAAGCTGGACTGCCAGGTGGTGACCAAGTTCCTGCCCGCCCTCATGTCGCTGATAGTGGACGACCAGTGCCGCAGTCTGCACGGCAAGCTGCCGCCGGACGAGCGGGAGTCCGCTTTGACCACCATCGAGCACTCGGGACCGGCCCCGGACGCCGTGGAGGCCTACATCCGGGAGAGCTCCGTTGCCAGCATCCTGGCCATGTACTACACGCTGCACACCGCCCGGCTCAAGGATCGCGTGGGCGTGCTCCGCGTTCTGGCCATTCTCTCCGCCTGCAAGGACGACCGTGCCTACGAAGATCCCTTCCTGCACTCGCTG ATCGCCCTGCTCATTCCTATGAGCGAGGAGTTCTCCACGGAGGACTTCTGCACGACCCTCTTCGACGAGTTCATCTTCGCCGGCCTGACTCGGGAGAACGTGACCTCGCGACACATGCTGAAGCTGCTCTGGTACGTACACAACAAGCTCCCGGCCGGACGGCTGGCCACCCTGATGAAGGCCATGCAGCCGACCACCGCGCACAACGAGCACATCCACAAGCTGTACGAGACGCTGCAGGAGCGGATCGGGGCCGGGCAGGCGGAGACGCCCGTAATCGAGGCGCCTCCCATGGAGTTCGACTCGCCGCTGAAGAGCGTGCCAACGCCAGGTCCGCACTATAACGCCCAATAG